One stretch of Streptomyces sp. 135 DNA includes these proteins:
- a CDS encoding NUDIX hydrolase yields the protein MPPYDPSAFPPFAVTVDLVVLTVRRHALCALAVRRGEQPFQGRWALPGGFVRPDEDLSAAAARELVEETGLCAHEPDAPAQDNGAHLEQLATYGDPKRDPRMRVVSVAHLALAPDLPAPRAGGDAHSARWAPVEALLNQASFGRDGEPSAPLAFDHAQILADGVERARSKIEYSSLATAFCPPEFTVGELRRVYEAVWGVVLDPRNFHRKVTGTPGFLVPTGGTTTRQGGRPAQLFRAGGATLLNPPMLRPEV from the coding sequence ATGCCCCCCTACGACCCGTCGGCCTTCCCGCCCTTCGCCGTCACTGTCGACCTGGTCGTGCTGACCGTGCGCCGCCACGCGCTCTGCGCGCTGGCCGTGCGGCGCGGTGAACAGCCGTTCCAGGGGCGTTGGGCGCTCCCCGGAGGATTCGTACGTCCGGACGAGGACCTCTCGGCCGCGGCGGCGCGCGAACTCGTCGAGGAGACGGGCCTGTGTGCCCACGAGCCCGACGCTCCGGCGCAGGACAACGGAGCACATCTCGAACAGCTCGCCACGTACGGCGACCCCAAGCGCGATCCCCGGATGCGAGTGGTCAGCGTCGCCCACCTCGCGCTCGCGCCGGACCTGCCCGCGCCCCGGGCGGGCGGCGATGCGCACAGTGCGCGTTGGGCGCCGGTGGAGGCCCTGCTCAATCAGGCGAGCTTCGGCCGTGACGGCGAACCGTCCGCGCCGCTTGCCTTCGATCACGCACAGATCCTGGCTGACGGCGTGGAGCGCGCCCGTTCCAAAATCGAGTACTCGTCACTGGCCACGGCCTTCTGCCCGCCGGAGTTCACGGTCGGTGAGCTGAGACGGGTGTACGAGGCGGTCTGGGGCGTCGTCCTCGACCCCCGCAACTTCCATCGCAAGGTGACCGGCACCCCAGGCTTCCTCGTCCCCACGGGCGGCACCACGACCCGGCAGGGAGGCCGCCCCGCCCAGCTCTTCCGTGCGGGAGGCGCGACGCTCCTCAACCCGCCGATGCTGCGCCCGGAGGTCTGA
- a CDS encoding ATP-binding cassette domain-containing protein — MIQAIGLTSNPREELPPAVDDVSFEARAGRVTALLGAEGAGKTTALRLMLELQQGRGITYFRGRPLHRIPHPSREVGVLLGDVPGHPSRTVRGHLRMLCAAVGVPVQRAEDVLEVVGLVSLRDQRLGTLSRGMDRRLGLGCALLADPHTLVLDGPTEGLSAREGAWLHGILRAHASQGGTVLFATGDPKEAARTADRVVTLEAGRLVADQEAPDFARTRLRPRVAVLSPYAARLGALLTKEARASRRSVEAVAEGGNRLTVYGSNCAEVGETAYRHGILVHQLADEVGDAGPVGPAGRWEPSEVWTTPAAASGAGETGQGEAETEEEAPLSETQRLPTVPLAPSSTALPAPSAPQSDSASCLPPPITVHPSPSPLRPVRYELRRLTGVGTGYLTLAAVLATSVLICVLLARAGHTPQARLLAAWPQDLPLPPAALGAGLLGALAFGDEFRHPALAVDRGTVPRRLGLLLAKLLVAAATALLSGGLTVGADAVVLHLVYGEELSGVPADWLSLSVSWAALVSGCAWAGVLAAGVFRSTTAGLAAVLGVPIVVVPLVQKAVEGPAVRSAAGLSGRLRELALMQWPFGVERYVAGGMRMIIQPVGGALALSLTALLCAYVLTAMRSRVR, encoded by the coding sequence ATGATCCAGGCCATCGGACTGACCAGCAATCCCCGCGAGGAGCTCCCGCCCGCCGTCGACGACGTGTCCTTCGAGGCGCGCGCCGGCCGTGTCACGGCGTTGCTCGGCGCCGAGGGCGCTGGGAAGACCACGGCACTGCGGCTGATGCTCGAACTCCAACAGGGCCGCGGCATCACGTACTTCAGGGGCCGCCCCCTGCACCGCATCCCCCATCCGTCGCGTGAGGTGGGCGTGCTCCTGGGCGACGTCCCGGGGCACCCGTCGCGCACCGTCCGTGGTCACCTGCGCATGCTGTGCGCGGCAGTCGGAGTGCCCGTCCAGCGCGCCGAGGACGTACTCGAGGTCGTAGGCCTCGTGAGCCTCCGGGATCAGCGCCTCGGCACCCTTTCGCGTGGCATGGACCGGCGTCTGGGGCTCGGCTGCGCGCTGCTCGCAGACCCGCACACGCTCGTCCTGGACGGGCCGACCGAGGGACTCTCGGCCCGCGAGGGCGCCTGGCTGCACGGAATCCTGCGCGCCCACGCGAGCCAGGGCGGAACGGTCCTGTTCGCCACGGGTGACCCCAAGGAGGCCGCTCGGACCGCTGACCGCGTCGTCACACTGGAGGCGGGGCGGCTCGTCGCGGACCAGGAAGCCCCCGACTTCGCTCGGACCAGACTCCGCCCCCGGGTCGCCGTGCTGAGCCCTTACGCGGCTCGCCTCGGCGCGCTCCTCACCAAAGAGGCACGTGCGAGCCGGCGGTCCGTCGAGGCGGTCGCCGAGGGCGGCAACAGGCTCACCGTCTACGGCAGTAACTGCGCGGAGGTGGGGGAGACCGCGTACCGGCACGGAATCCTCGTCCATCAACTCGCCGACGAGGTGGGCGACGCGGGGCCTGTCGGTCCAGCGGGCCGCTGGGAGCCGTCGGAGGTGTGGACGACCCCTGCGGCCGCCTCCGGGGCCGGCGAAACCGGCCAAGGTGAGGCCGAGACCGAAGAAGAGGCGCCCCTGAGCGAGACGCAACGCCTCCCCACCGTCCCTCTGGCGCCCTCCTCCACTGCTCTACCTGCCCCTTCCGCCCCCCAGAGCGACTCCGCCTCCTGCCTGCCACCGCCCATCACTGTCCACCCCAGCCCCAGCCCTCTTCGCCCCGTGCGCTACGAGCTGCGCCGTCTGACGGGCGTGGGGACCGGCTATCTCACCCTCGCGGCGGTCCTCGCCACCTCCGTACTGATCTGCGTCCTCCTGGCGCGGGCCGGGCACACGCCGCAAGCGCGCCTGCTCGCCGCCTGGCCTCAGGATCTGCCCCTGCCGCCGGCGGCTCTCGGCGCGGGGTTGCTCGGTGCCCTCGCGTTCGGGGACGAGTTCCGCCACCCCGCCCTCGCCGTGGACCGGGGCACAGTCCCGCGCCGCTTGGGGCTGCTCCTCGCCAAACTGCTCGTCGCCGCCGCCACGGCGCTGCTGTCGGGCGGGCTCACCGTCGGGGCCGACGCCGTGGTGCTTCATCTCGTATACGGAGAAGAGCTCAGCGGAGTTCCCGCTGACTGGCTTTCCTTGAGCGTGAGTTGGGCAGCCCTGGTCTCGGGGTGCGCTTGGGCCGGAGTGTTGGCCGCCGGCGTCTTCCGTTCCACCACCGCGGGCCTGGCCGCCGTGCTAGGGGTGCCGATCGTCGTCGTACCTCTCGTACAAAAGGCCGTTGAGGGCCCTGCTGTGCGGTCGGCGGCCGGGCTTTCGGGGCGGCTGCGGGAGCTCGCGCTGATGCAGTGGCCGTTCGGAGTCGAGCGTTATGTGGCGGGAGGAATGCGCATGATCATTCAACCTGTGGGCGGGGCGCTGGCGTTGTCGCTCACCGCTCTGCTCTGCGCGTATGTGCTCACGGCGATGCGAAGCAGAGTCCGTTGA
- a CDS encoding FadR/GntR family transcriptional regulator, which translates to MSTLAHTMMTTARSADSGLAGPGDLDRYPFAEPHGGSDRVVAPMWDGADHDLGRVSRRASGSRGRGLHGQLVQQLGQMIVSGDLGADRPLVPEEIGQRFEVSRTVVRESLRVLEAKGLVSARPNVGTRVRPVSDWNLLDPDIIEWRAFGPQRDDQRRELGELRWMIEPLAARLAAGHGREEVQQRLVDMVEIMGHAMTQGDSITFSRADAEFHSLLIQLAGNRMLEHLSGIVSAALQVSGGPVTGCDRPSEASLVHHSRVVDALAAGDGAVAEAAMRQLLTVHPEVERVVPAPREH; encoded by the coding sequence GTGAGTACCCTTGCGCACACCATGATGACCACCGCCCGCTCCGCCGACTCCGGTCTCGCCGGCCCGGGCGACCTCGACCGATACCCCTTCGCCGAGCCACATGGGGGCAGCGACCGTGTCGTCGCGCCCATGTGGGACGGCGCCGACCACGATCTGGGGCGCGTGAGCCGGCGCGCGTCAGGAAGCCGCGGCCGCGGGCTGCACGGCCAACTCGTCCAACAGCTGGGCCAGATGATCGTCTCCGGCGACCTGGGCGCCGACCGCCCGCTCGTCCCCGAGGAGATCGGCCAGCGCTTCGAGGTCTCCCGCACCGTCGTCCGTGAGTCGCTGCGCGTGCTCGAGGCCAAGGGCCTGGTAAGCGCCCGGCCCAACGTCGGCACGCGCGTGCGTCCCGTCAGCGACTGGAACCTGCTCGACCCGGACATCATCGAATGGCGGGCCTTCGGGCCACAGCGCGACGACCAGCGGCGCGAGCTCGGCGAGCTACGCTGGATGATCGAGCCACTCGCCGCCCGGCTCGCCGCGGGACACGGTCGCGAGGAAGTGCAGCAGCGCCTCGTCGACATGGTCGAGATCATGGGCCACGCAATGACCCAGGGTGACTCGATCACCTTCTCGCGCGCCGACGCGGAGTTCCACTCGCTCCTCATCCAGCTCGCCGGCAACCGCATGCTGGAGCACCTCTCCGGCATCGTCTCGGCCGCCCTGCAGGTCTCCGGGGGCCCCGTCACCGGCTGTGACCGCCCGAGCGAGGCCTCTCTCGTGCACCACTCGCGCGTCGTCGACGCGCTCGCGGCGGGCGACGGCGCCGTCGCCGAGGCCGCGATGCGGCAGCTGCTCACGGTCCACCCCGAGGTGGAGCGCGTCGTGCCCGCCCCGCGCGAGCACTGA
- a CDS encoding RNA polymerase sigma factor has translation MFVSASTSRTLPPEIAESVSVMALIERGKADGQIAGDDVRRAFEADQIPATQWKNVLRSLNQILEEEGVTLMVSAAEPKRPRKSVAAKSPAKRTATRTVAAKTATAKPTATAATEAPTADGTAEDAPAKKVAAKKTTAKKAVAKKTVAKKATAKKSASKKDADELLDEEATEEAPAAGKPGEGEPAEEGAQGFVLSDEDEDDAPAQQVAAAGATADPVKDYLKQIGKVPLLNAEQEVELAKRIEAGLFAEDKLANADKLAPKLKRELEIIAEDGRRAKNHLLEANLRLVVSLAKRYTGRGMLFLDLIQEGNLGLIRAVEKFDYTKGYKFSTYATWWIRQAITRAMADQARTIRIPVHMVEVINKLARVQRQMLQDLGREPTPEELAKELDMTPEKVIEVQKYGREPISLHTPLGEDGDSEFGDLIEDSEAVVPADAVSFTLLQEQLHSVLDTLSEREAGVVSMRFGLTDGQPKTLDEIGKVYGVTRERIRQIESKTMSKLRHPSRSQVLRDYLD, from the coding sequence TTGTTCGTGTCGGCCAGCACATCCCGTACGCTCCCGCCGGAGATCGCCGAATCCGTCTCTGTCATGGCGCTCATCGAGCGGGGAAAGGCTGATGGGCAGATCGCCGGCGATGACGTGCGTCGTGCCTTCGAAGCTGACCAGATTCCGGCCACTCAGTGGAAGAACGTTCTGCGCAGCCTCAACCAGATCCTCGAGGAAGAGGGTGTGACGCTGATGGTCAGTGCCGCGGAGCCAAAACGCCCCCGCAAGAGCGTCGCAGCGAAGAGCCCGGCCAAGCGCACCGCGACCAGGACGGTCGCGGCCAAGACCGCCACGGCGAAGCCCACCGCCACCGCCGCCACTGAGGCGCCGACCGCGGACGGCACCGCCGAGGACGCGCCCGCGAAGAAGGTCGCAGCCAAGAAGACGACGGCCAAGAAGGCCGTCGCCAAGAAGACCGTCGCCAAGAAGGCCACGGCCAAGAAGTCCGCTTCCAAGAAGGACGCCGACGAGCTCCTGGACGAAGAGGCCACCGAGGAGGCACCCGCCGCCGGCAAGCCCGGCGAGGGCGAGCCCGCCGAGGAAGGCGCCCAGGGCTTCGTGCTCTCCGACGAGGACGAGGACGACGCGCCCGCCCAGCAGGTCGCCGCGGCCGGTGCCACCGCCGACCCCGTCAAGGACTACCTCAAGCAGATCGGCAAGGTCCCGCTGCTCAACGCCGAGCAGGAGGTCGAGCTCGCCAAGCGCATCGAGGCCGGTCTGTTCGCCGAGGACAAGCTGGCCAACGCCGACAAGCTCGCGCCGAAGCTCAAGCGTGAGCTGGAGATCATCGCCGAGGACGGCCGCCGCGCCAAGAACCACCTCCTGGAGGCCAACCTCCGCCTGGTGGTCTCCCTGGCCAAGCGCTACACCGGCCGCGGCATGCTCTTCCTGGATCTCATCCAGGAGGGCAACCTCGGTCTGATCCGCGCGGTCGAGAAGTTCGACTACACCAAGGGCTACAAGTTCTCCACGTACGCCACCTGGTGGATCCGTCAGGCGATCACCCGCGCCATGGCCGACCAGGCCCGCACCATCCGTATCCCGGTGCACATGGTCGAGGTCATCAACAAGCTGGCCCGTGTCCAGCGCCAGATGCTCCAGGACCTGGGCCGCGAGCCCACTCCGGAGGAGCTGGCCAAGGAACTCGACATGACCCCGGAGAAGGTCATCGAGGTCCAGAAGTACGGTCGTGAGCCGATCTCCCTCCACACCCCTCTGGGTGAGGACGGCGACAGCGAGTTCGGTGACCTCATCGAGGACTCCGAAGCGGTCGTGCCGGCCGACGCGGTCAGCTTCACGCTGCTCCAGGAGCAGCTGCACTCGGTCCTGGACACCCTGTCCGAGCGTGAGGCGGGCGTGGTCTCCATGCGCTTCGGTCTCACGGACGGCCAGCCCAAGACCCTCGACGAGATCGGCAAGGTCTACGGAGTGACGCGTGAGCGCATCCGTCAGATCGAGTCGAAGACGATGTCGAAGCTGCGTCACCCCTCGCGTTCGCAGGTCCTGCGCGACTACCTCGACTAG
- a CDS encoding serine protease, translating into MRRPFARSWTGVLATAAAAAALPLASPSPAAADSVVIGGSPVRISESPWVVALSSRDRFGGTRSGQFCGAVVVGRTTVLTAAHCLSEGVLGVPLNRVSDLRVIAGRGDLSTSEGEEIPVREARVNPEYDGDTNSGDFAALTLAEPLPESYVIGMAGPGDPAYTAGTQAAVYGWGDTTGSGSYARTLHAARVQVLPDTVCEEAYPGSADGKYSATTMLCAGEMDGRRDACQGDSGGPLVAEGRLIGLVSWGSGCGRPGRPGVYTRISDVVRMMGGRA; encoded by the coding sequence ATGCGTCGTCCCTTCGCCCGATCGTGGACGGGGGTGCTGGCCACAGCGGCCGCTGCCGCCGCCCTGCCGCTGGCCTCCCCGTCGCCCGCGGCGGCCGACAGCGTGGTCATCGGGGGCAGTCCGGTGCGGATTTCGGAGAGCCCATGGGTGGTGGCGCTCTCCAGCCGTGACCGGTTCGGGGGTACCCGCTCAGGGCAGTTCTGCGGCGCCGTCGTGGTCGGGCGTACGACCGTCCTGACGGCGGCCCACTGCTTGAGCGAGGGCGTGCTCGGCGTACCGCTGAACAGAGTGTCGGACCTGAGGGTCATCGCCGGTCGCGGAGATCTGAGCACGTCGGAGGGGGAAGAGATCCCGGTCCGTGAGGCCCGGGTCAATCCGGAGTACGACGGCGACACGAACTCGGGCGACTTCGCGGCGCTGACCCTGGCCGAGCCGCTCCCCGAGAGCTACGTGATCGGCATGGCGGGGCCGGGCGATCCCGCGTACACGGCGGGGACCCAGGCAGCCGTATACGGCTGGGGGGACACCACGGGATCGGGCAGTTACGCCCGCACGCTCCACGCGGCGCGGGTGCAGGTACTGCCCGACACGGTGTGTGAGGAGGCGTACCCGGGCAGTGCCGACGGGAAGTACTCGGCGACGACCATGCTGTGCGCCGGTGAGATGGATGGCCGTCGAGACGCCTGTCAGGGCGACAGCGGCGGGCCGCTGGTCGCCGAGGGGCGGCTGATCGGCCTGGTGTCCTGGGGGAGCGGCTGCGGGCGTCCTGGCCGGCCAGGGGTCTATACGCGGATCTCGGACGTGGTGAGGATGATGGGGGGCCGCGCCTGA
- a CDS encoding DNA topoisomerase IV subunit B, translating to MTAETSVPSTALLTGADRDGSNYTARHLLVLEGLEAVRKRPGMYIGSTDSRGLMHCLWEIIDNSVDEALGGYCDHIEVILHDDASVEVRDNGRGIPVDVEPKTGLSGVEVVMTKLHAGGKFGGGSYAASGGLHGVGASVVNALSARLDVEVDRAGHTHAISFRRGVPGAFAKMGPDAPFDPSAKLSKVKKIPKTRTGTRVRYWADRQIFLKDAKLSLENLHQRARQTAFLVPGLTIVVRDEFGLGEGGTKGEESFRFDGGISEFCEYLAQDKAVCDVLRFSGQGTFKETVPVLDDHGQMTPTEVTRELGVDVALRWGTGYDTTVRSFVNIIATPKGGTHVTGFERSLTKTMNEAMRAQKVLRVAEDDIVKDDALEGLTAVVTVRLAEPQFEGQTKEVLGTSAANRIVANVIAKELKAFLTSTKRDAKAQARAVMDKAVAAARTRIAARQHKDAQRRKTALESSSLPAKLADCRSDDVERSELFIVEGDSALGTAKLARNSEFQALLPIRGKILNVQKASVTDMLKNAECGAIIQVIGAGSGRTFDIDAARYGKIILLVDADVDGAHIRILLLTLFQRYMRPMVEAGRVFAAVPPLHRIELSQPKKGQDKYIYTYSDRELRETLLEMQRKNVRYKDSIQRYKGLGEMDADQLAETTMDPRFRTLRRINISDLDSAEQVFDLLMGNDVAPRKEFITSSAATLDRSRIDA from the coding sequence GTGACCGCCGAGACGTCCGTGCCGTCCACAGCGTTGCTGACCGGAGCAGACCGGGACGGTTCCAACTACACCGCGCGGCACCTGCTCGTCCTGGAGGGGCTCGAGGCCGTCCGCAAGCGTCCGGGCATGTACATCGGGTCGACGGACAGCCGCGGCCTGATGCACTGCCTCTGGGAGATCATCGACAACTCCGTCGACGAGGCCCTGGGCGGCTACTGCGACCACATCGAAGTCATCCTCCACGACGACGCCTCCGTGGAGGTCCGGGACAACGGCCGGGGCATCCCCGTCGATGTCGAGCCCAAGACCGGCCTCTCCGGAGTCGAGGTCGTCATGACCAAGCTCCACGCGGGCGGCAAGTTCGGCGGTGGCTCCTACGCCGCCTCCGGCGGTCTGCACGGCGTGGGCGCCTCCGTGGTGAACGCGCTCTCCGCGCGTCTCGACGTCGAGGTGGACCGAGCCGGGCACACGCACGCCATCAGCTTCCGGCGCGGCGTCCCCGGTGCCTTCGCCAAGATGGGGCCCGACGCGCCCTTCGACCCGTCGGCGAAGCTCAGCAAGGTCAAGAAGATCCCCAAGACGCGCACCGGCACGCGCGTGCGTTACTGGGCGGATCGCCAGATCTTCCTCAAGGACGCCAAGCTCTCCCTGGAGAACCTGCACCAGCGCGCCCGTCAGACCGCCTTCCTGGTGCCGGGCCTGACCATCGTCGTACGCGACGAGTTCGGCCTAGGCGAGGGCGGCACGAAGGGCGAGGAATCCTTCCGCTTCGATGGCGGCATCAGCGAGTTCTGCGAGTACCTGGCCCAGGACAAGGCCGTCTGCGACGTCCTCCGCTTCTCCGGGCAGGGCACCTTCAAGGAGACGGTGCCGGTCCTCGACGACCACGGCCAGATGACCCCCACCGAGGTCACCCGTGAGCTCGGCGTCGACGTGGCGCTGCGATGGGGCACCGGGTACGACACGACCGTCCGGTCCTTCGTCAACATCATCGCCACCCCCAAGGGCGGCACCCATGTGACGGGCTTCGAGCGCTCCCTCACCAAGACGATGAACGAGGCGATGCGCGCCCAGAAGGTGCTGCGCGTCGCCGAGGACGACATCGTCAAGGATGACGCCCTCGAAGGCCTCACCGCCGTCGTCACGGTCCGTCTCGCCGAACCGCAGTTCGAGGGGCAGACCAAGGAGGTACTGGGCACCTCCGCGGCCAACCGCATTGTCGCCAACGTCATCGCCAAGGAACTCAAGGCGTTCCTGACGTCCACCAAGCGGGACGCGAAGGCGCAGGCCCGTGCCGTCATGGACAAGGCCGTCGCCGCGGCCCGTACACGCATCGCGGCCCGCCAGCACAAGGACGCCCAGCGCCGGAAGACCGCGCTGGAGTCCTCGTCGCTGCCCGCCAAGCTCGCGGACTGCCGCAGCGACGACGTGGAGCGCAGCGAGCTCTTCATCGTCGAGGGTGACTCCGCGCTCGGCACCGCCAAACTCGCGCGGAACTCCGAGTTCCAGGCGCTGCTGCCGATCCGCGGCAAGATCCTCAACGTTCAGAAGGCATCCGTGACGGACATGCTGAAGAACGCCGAGTGCGGTGCGATCATCCAGGTCATAGGAGCCGGGTCCGGCCGGACCTTCGACATCGACGCGGCGCGCTACGGGAAGATCATTCTGCTCGTCGACGCCGATGTCGACGGCGCGCACATCCGGATCCTGCTGCTGACGCTGTTCCAGCGGTACATGCGGCCCATGGTCGAGGCGGGGCGGGTCTTCGCGGCGGTGCCGCCGCTGCACCGCATCGAGCTCAGCCAGCCCAAGAAGGGCCAGGACAAGTACATCTACACGTACTCGGACCGTGAGCTGCGCGAGACGCTGCTCGAGATGCAGCGCAAGAACGTGCGCTACAAGGACTCGATCCAGCGTTACAAGGGCCTCGGCGAGATGGACGCCGACCAGCTGGCCGAGACCACGATGGACCCGCGCTTCCGGACCCTGCGGCGGATCAACATCTCCGACCTGGACTCGGCGGAGCAGGTCTTCGATCTGCTGATGGGCAACGACGTCGCACCGCGCAAGGAGTTCATCACGAGCTCCGCCGCGACGCTGGACCGCTCACGCATCGACGCCTAA
- a CDS encoding DUF485 domain-containing protein — protein sequence MHDGPDVGTGRTDWVPAGDPRDPWHDAFASGWGELDGTGVPASVAAPRAAGQQRSASAADIYLEVQRSEAFQEVRRRYRRFVFPAVAVFFAWYVAYVVTATAAPGLMARPVAGAVNVGLLAGLGQFLTTFLLTWAYARHARLRRDRPALDLRWTVFEQKQKQKRKRVEEQERRRVPSGSREQEVER from the coding sequence ATGCACGACGGGCCCGATGTCGGCACGGGCCGGACCGACTGGGTGCCGGCCGGTGATCCGCGAGATCCCTGGCATGACGCGTTCGCCTCCGGCTGGGGAGAGCTGGACGGTACGGGCGTGCCGGCTTCCGTGGCAGCACCCCGGGCCGCCGGGCAGCAGCGGAGCGCGAGTGCGGCGGACATCTACCTGGAGGTGCAGCGCAGCGAGGCCTTCCAGGAGGTGCGCCGCCGGTACCGGAGGTTCGTCTTCCCCGCCGTCGCCGTCTTCTTCGCCTGGTACGTGGCGTACGTCGTGACCGCGACGGCGGCGCCGGGCCTGATGGCGCGCCCCGTCGCGGGAGCGGTGAATGTGGGGCTGCTGGCGGGGCTCGGACAGTTCCTCACGACGTTCCTGCTGACCTGGGCGTATGCCCGGCACGCGCGACTGCGCAGGGACCGGCCCGCCCTCGATCTGCGGTGGACGGTGTTCGAGCAGAAGCAGAAGCAGAAGCGGAAGCGGGTCGAGGAACAGGAGCGGCGGCGGGTGCCGAGCGGGTCGCGCGAGCAGGAGGTGGAGCGGTGA
- a CDS encoding cation acetate symporter has translation MTGDHQTLALVLFGVFVAVTLAITTWVSRHRHGSAEEFYVGGRLFSPMENGFAVAGDYMSAASFLGISGLIALFGYDGLLYSVGFLVAWLVVLFLVAELVRNCGRFTLADVVAARMRERPVRIAAGTSSVTVSVLYLVAQMVGAGSLVALLLGGTSGAAQTWTVVGVGALMVIYVSWGGMRATTWIQIVKAVLLMCGAMALTVLVLVRFHGDFDQLLRTAADRSGHGERFLAPGLKYGGDWTARLDFISLGLALVLGTAGLPHILSRFYTVPTARAARRSVVWSIGLIGSFYLMTIVLGFGAAAIVGSEAVRGSNAAGNTAVPLLALDLGGGADSTGGTVLFAIVAAVAFATILAVVAGITLASSASVAHDLYASLRRRGAKPRSEVAVARVAAAGIGVVAIGLGLLARDLNVAFLVGLAFAVAASANLPVLLYSLFWRNFTTRGAVWSVYGGLLPVLVLVLFSPVVSGAPNSLFPGVDFQYFPLENPGLVSIPLGFLAGWLGTVTSREPADEAKHAETEVRSLTGAGAA, from the coding sequence GTGACCGGAGACCACCAGACGCTCGCGCTCGTCCTGTTCGGTGTCTTCGTGGCCGTGACGCTCGCGATCACGACGTGGGTGAGTCGCCACAGGCATGGTTCGGCCGAGGAGTTCTACGTGGGCGGACGGCTGTTCTCACCGATGGAGAACGGTTTCGCCGTCGCCGGTGACTACATGTCGGCCGCCTCTTTCCTCGGCATCTCCGGACTCATCGCGCTCTTCGGGTACGACGGACTGCTCTACTCGGTGGGCTTCCTCGTCGCGTGGCTCGTCGTGCTGTTCCTGGTGGCCGAACTGGTGCGCAACTGCGGCCGGTTCACGCTCGCCGATGTCGTGGCCGCGCGGATGAGGGAGCGGCCGGTGCGCATCGCGGCGGGAACTTCCTCCGTGACCGTGTCCGTTCTCTATCTGGTGGCGCAGATGGTGGGGGCCGGCTCGCTGGTCGCGCTGCTGCTCGGTGGGACGAGCGGGGCGGCGCAGACCTGGACGGTGGTCGGCGTCGGCGCGCTCATGGTGATCTATGTGTCGTGGGGAGGGATGCGGGCCACCACCTGGATCCAGATCGTGAAAGCGGTCCTGCTGATGTGCGGCGCGATGGCGCTGACCGTGCTCGTCCTGGTGCGCTTCCACGGCGACTTCGACCAACTGCTGCGCACCGCGGCCGACCGCAGCGGCCACGGCGAGCGGTTCCTGGCGCCGGGGCTGAAGTACGGGGGCGACTGGACCGCCAGGCTCGACTTCATCAGCCTGGGACTGGCACTCGTGCTCGGCACCGCGGGGCTGCCGCACATCCTGTCCCGTTTCTACACCGTGCCGACCGCGCGGGCCGCGCGCCGCTCGGTCGTCTGGTCCATCGGGCTCATCGGCAGCTTCTACCTGATGACGATCGTGCTGGGCTTCGGCGCGGCCGCGATCGTGGGCTCGGAGGCAGTGCGGGGCTCGAACGCGGCGGGTAACACGGCGGTTCCGCTGCTGGCCCTCGACTTGGGCGGCGGCGCGGATTCCACTGGCGGAACGGTTCTGTTCGCGATCGTCGCGGCCGTCGCCTTCGCCACGATCCTTGCCGTGGTCGCCGGGATCACGCTTGCCTCTTCGGCGTCGGTGGCGCACGACTTGTACGCCTCCCTGCGGCGGCGGGGCGCGAAGCCGCGCAGTGAGGTGGCGGTGGCGCGTGTCGCCGCCGCAGGGATCGGTGTGGTGGCGATCGGGCTCGGGTTGCTGGCCCGCGACCTCAACGTGGCGTTCCTGGTGGGCCTCGCCTTCGCGGTCGCCGCGTCCGCCAATCTGCCGGTGCTGCTGTACTCGCTGTTCTGGCGGAACTTCACCACGCGGGGCGCGGTGTGGTCGGTGTACGGGGGGTTGCTGCCCGTGCTCGTACTGGTGCTGTTCTCGCCGGTGGTGTCCGGAGCGCCCAACTCCCTCTTCCCGGGCGTGGACTTCCAGTACTTCCCGCTGGAGAACCCGGGGCTCGTCTCCATCCCGCTGGGCTTCCTCGCGGGCTGGCTGGGCACGGTGACCTCCCGCGAACCGGCGGACGAGGCCAAGCACGCGGAGACCGAGGTGCGGTCTCTGACGGGCGCCGGAGCGGCGTAA